CTCTCTTCGGCGGGGCGGACTTCGGGGGCGGCGTCTGGGATTTGCTCGCCTCCGGACCGCGCAAGGCGGAGCAGCGCGCGCTCATCGCCCGCGCCATTGGCCCGGTGTGGGAGGTGAATCACATCTGGCTCATCGTGGGCCTGGTGCTGCTGTTCGCCGGCTTCCCGCGCGCCTTCGCGGTGCTGAGCGTGGCGCTGCACGTGCCGCTGACGTTGCTGCTGCTGGGCATCGTGTTCCGGGGCGCGGCCTTCACCTTCCGGGCCTACGACACGCGCGGGGACGCGGTGCAGCGGCAGTGGGGGCTCGTCTTCAGTGGCGCCAGCGTCATCGCGCCGGTGCTGCTGGGCATGTGCGTGGGGGCCGTGGTGAGCGGCACCATCCGCGTGGAAGGGCGGGTGGTGGTGAGCGGCTTCTTCGCGTCGTGGCTCGCGCCCTTCTCATGGGCGGTGGGCGCGCTGGCGCTGAGCCTCTTCGCCTTCCTGGCGGCGGCATACCTCACTCACGAGGCGCACGAGCCCACGCTGCGCGAGGACTTCCGCCGCCGGGCGATGGGCGCGGGCGTGGCCGTGTTCGTCGCGGCGCTGGCGGTGCTGTTGCTGGCACGTGAGGGGGCGCCGCGCGTCTGGGAGGGACTCTTGCGCTCGCCCTTCGCCCTGGCGCTGCATGCGGGCACGGCGGTGGCGGCGGTGGCGTCCTTCGCGCTCTTGTGGGCGCGCCGCTTTCAATGGGTCCGTGTCGCGGCGGCCGTGCAGGCGGGGCTCATCGTGCTGGGGTGGGCCGCCTCGCAGTACCCGTACCTGGTGGTGCCCGACGTCACGCTGCATGGCGCGGCGGCGAGCCCTGGCGTGCAGCGTTGGTTGTTGGTGGCGCTGGGCGTGGGCACGGCCGTGGTGGTGCCTTCGCTGGTGTTGCTGTTCCGCGTCTTCCGGCCCGCGCCGTTGCGGGGCCATGGACCCATCTTCGACGTGGCGAATACCGCGACCGACCGAAGAACGTGATTCGGCTGAGCTGCGATTTAAGTGCGCCGCGTTACCGATTACGGGCATCCTGGTGAACCGGAGGAGCGGTGTCCATGAACGGCCGGTACATCGGTGGCGCCATCACCCTGGTGCTCGTCGGCAGCTGTGTCGCGACCGTTCTACGCCCTGTGGACCCGACGACATTCACGAGCGTTGAGTTGCCGGACGGTCGTCAGTGCAGTGAGGATGTCGTCGCGCTCGATTTGGGAGCGTGCTTCTACGATGA
This genomic stretch from Myxococcus virescens harbors:
- a CDS encoding cytochrome d ubiquinol oxidase subunit II → MSTDAILGFAVAGTFVLYALFGGADFGGGVWDLLASGPRKAEQRALIARAIGPVWEVNHIWLIVGLVLLFAGFPRAFAVLSVALHVPLTLLLLGIVFRGAAFTFRAYDTRGDAVQRQWGLVFSGASVIAPVLLGMCVGAVVSGTIRVEGRVVVSGFFASWLAPFSWAVGALALSLFAFLAAAYLTHEAHEPTLREDFRRRAMGAGVAVFVAALAVLLLAREGAPRVWEGLLRSPFALALHAGTAVAAVASFALLWARRFQWVRVAAAVQAGLIVLGWAASQYPYLVVPDVTLHGAAASPGVQRWLLVALGVGTAVVVPSLVLLFRVFRPAPLRGHGPIFDVANTATDRRT